The sequence TAGCAGGAGAGATAGCTAGGCTGCAGAGTTTTGTTCCTGAATATACAAGATATACCACGGATTTCATATTAGATATAAACGATCAAATAAACAGACTTGAACTACCAGAAGCCATACAGCAAAGCATCCAAGATACAACCCAAAACATTGAGTTAAGGCTAACTGGTTTTTTAGAATCATTACCAGGTATCGTTACAAATATAGCCCTAGGAGCATTTCAGGTATTTCTAGTTTTAGTGTATACATTCTACCTGCTTAGAGATTACTATAGTGTACAGGAATTTCTGTTTAAGCTAATATCACCTAAGAGAAAGCAGACTGTAATAAAGGTTTTAAGGGAAATAGATGAGTCCATGGGGAACTACATTAGAGGTCAATTTATTAACTGCCTTTTCATTGGTGTAACTTGCTATATAGGATTAAGGATATTAAATGTGGATTTTGCATTGATTTTAGGTATAATAGCTGGTATAACAAACATCATTCCTTATTTCGGACCATGGATTGGTGCTGTTCCTGCTATAATAGTAGCTGCCTTTACAGACCCTATGCTAGCTTTAAAAGTTATAATTTGGTATGTAATAGTACAACAAATCGAAAGCAATGTTGTTGCACCACAGGTTTTGGGGAAAAAGATGGGAATGCACCCTCTTTTAGTTATATTCTCTTTAATAGCTGGTGGAAAATTCATGGGGATTTTAGGTATGATAATAGGGGTTCCAGTTGTAGCTATAATTAGAATACTGTTAAAGAACTTTTTTGCACGCTATCTACCTGACGGTATCTTTAGAAAATAGTTTTTTGTATAGAAATGTTTGACAAAGGATAACTTAAATAATATAATATACACAAATTGGATATAGTTTAGTTTCTATGATAGGAAAAGTAAGTTGAATAAGCACTTCAAAGAGAGAGGGTCCATGGCTGAAAGACCTTTCAAGTGCAGCAACTGAAAGCTACCCTTGAGAAATATGCAAAACATATCGTTGGCTACGTTATAGCTAAATTAAGAGGCCTATTCAGGCAATTAGGGTGGTACCGCGGATAATCCGTCCCTGTTGAAATAAATCAACAGGGGCGGTTTTTTGTTTAGCCGCAGTGAGCAGTTCGTGAAAAAGATCAAAACCAGCCTCACACTAACCTTCACTAGCTAAATGGCTTACAATTTACTATTAGTCACGGGCCATTACTGTCAAGATTCCTGGATGTTCTTTACACGGCACCCTTCGGGTATCACTGGCCAATGGGGCTACGAAACAGGGAAATATTACTAGTTTCCTTTTCCGTGGGGGACAGATTCAGATAGCTAATTTAATCCGAGTTATAAAGGTTTGCCGTGACTATAAAGTAAATATTAAATCTTTGATCTCGTACGCTTTTTGGTCTTTGAATAGTGAAGAGTAGTGGTAAATAAAAGACCATCAAAACCAGCCCCCGCAAAAGCAAATAATAAAGTCCTACTTACATGTCTAGTGATGAAAATGGTGGATGGTTTGTTGGTGTACATGGTGTCTAATGTTTAAGATATTTTAAAACTTAAGTTTTTATTGATTATACATTGAAAGGAGCAATACAAAATGAAAACAAATGAAATAAGAGGTCTATATTTACAATTTTTTGAAAAGAAAATGCATGACGTACTAGACAGTGCATCACTAATACCACAAAATGATCCCAGCTTACTACTTGTAGGTGCTGGCATGGCACCATTTAAGGATTATTTTACTGGTAAAGTTAAGCGAGATAACCCAAGGGTAGCCACATGTCAAAAATGTATTCGAACAGGTGATGTTGACAATGTTGGTAAAACAGCAAGGCACCATACTTTCTTTGAGATGCTAGGCAACTTTTCCTTTGGAGATTACTTTAAAAAAGAAGCAGTATCTTGGGCATGGGAATTCTTGACAGAGGAGCTAAAACTTGACCCAAACAGGTTATGGCCATCAGTTTATGAGGAAGACGATGAAGCTTATGATCTATGGAAAGATATGATTAAAGTGCCAGAAGAGAGGATTGTAAGACTAGGTAAGAAAGATAACTTTTGGGAAGTAGGAGTAGGTCCCTGTGGTCCCTGTTCTGAAATCTATGTGGATCAGGGGGAAAAATACGGTTGTGACAGCCCAGACTGTAAGCCGGGGTGTGACTGTGATAGATACTTAGAAATCTGGAACCTAGTTTTCACACAGTTTGATAAAGATGAAGATGGTAACTACCATCCACTGACAAATAAAAATATCGATACAGGTATGGGACTTGAGAGAGTTGCATCAGTTATGCAAGGGGTAACCAATAACTTTGAAATAGATATCATATTCCCCATAATTGAACAAGCAGAGAAAATGTCTGGAAAGAAATATGGTGTTAATGCTGAAACAGATATTTCTTTAAAGGTTATAGCTGACCACCTAAGGGCAACGGTATTTATGGTTTCTGATGGAGTATTACCTGGCAATGAGGGACGTGGTTATGTCCTAAGGCGCCTTTTAAGAAGGGCAGTTCGCCATGGTATGCTACTGGGAATCAAAGAGCAATTTATGTACAGACTTGTTGATACTCTTATTGAACTAATGGGGGATACCTACAACGAAATCCAAACCAAGAGGGATTATATAGTTAAGATAATAACCATTGAAGAGGAGAAGTTTGCTCAGACATTAGAGCAAGGTTTGCAACTTCTTGAAAACGAACTTGAAAAACTTAAAGATGGTGAGATCTTCCCAGGGACTACAGCGTTTAAATTATACGACACCTACGGTTTTCCACTGGATCTAACAAAAGAAATTCTTCAAGAAAAAGGTTTCACTTTAGACGAAGCTAGCTATAAGAGTGAATTGGAAGCCCAAAGAAACAGAGCAAGGGAAGCAAGGGGAGAAGTTGAGGCAATGGGTAGCCAAGAAACCCTAAGCTTATCTTCTTTAGACAAGAGTAAGTTCGTTGGTTATTCAAAACTAACTGAGTCAGGGGATATCAAAAGCATCCTTGTAGGAAATAACGAAGTTGAGATATTAGAATCAGGTCAAGAAGGAAGTATAGTGTTAGAAAATAGCGTGTTTTATCCCCAAGGTGGTGGGCAACTTGGCGACAGGGGAGTTATAAAAACCCAAAGTGGTACATTTGAAGTTTTAGATACCCAGAAAAAAGGAAGCTATATCCTGTTAAAGGGTAAGATTTTAGAGGGAAGTATTACGACAGGGCAACAATCTGAAATGGCTGTTGACCAGATTCTAAGGGCAAAAACTCAATATAACCATACTGCAACTCATATCTTACACAAGGTTTTAAGAGAAGTCCTAGGTACCCACGTAGAGCAAGCTGGATCTGAGGTAGGTCCAGAGAGGTTGCGCTTTGACTTTAGTCATTATGGAGCATGTACTTTAGAAGAACTTAAACTAATTCAAGAAAAGGTCAATACCATCATCGGAAAATCCCTACCTGTAACTACTGAAGAAACAGACATTGACACAGCAAAGAAAAAAGGTGCAACAGCTCTTTTTGGAGAGAAATATGAGAAACATGTAAGGGTAGTATCCGTGGGAGACTATAGCTTAGAACTATGTGGAGGTACCCATGTAAAAAACACATCAGAAATTAGGTATTTCAAAATACTCTCTGAAGGTGGTATAGGATCAGGCCTTCGCAGGATTGAAGCGGTTACAGGGGAAAAAGCATTTGAAATATTAGAAGGATTCCAACAAGACGTTGAATTCATAGCAGATTCTCTAAAATGTCAGACCAGCGAGGTTGTGCAAAAAACAGAAACACTTGTTCAAAAGCTTAAAGACCAAGAAAGAGAACTGAATCAGTTAAGACAAAAAATGGCTGGCTCACAAAAAGATGATATTTTAGCAAACAAAAAACAGATAGGCGACCTTGAAATTTATGTAAGTAAAGTAAATGTTTCTGATGCCAATAACTTAAGGGATTTAGCTGATAGCTTAGTTGAAAACAAAGAAACAGTTTTAGTTGTGCTAGGTGCTGTCATAGGGGATAAAGTTAATTTTGTTGCTAAAACAACTCCCCAAGGTGTAAAATCTGGGGTGCATTGTGGTAAAATAATCAAGGAGGTAGCTCAAACAGCTGGTGGTGGGGGCGGCGGTCGCCCAGATATGGCCCAGGCAGGTGGGAAGTTACCTGAGATGATTGATGAAGCTTTAAGTAAAGTATTACCATTCTTTGAATAGTAGAAGATTTTGTGGGAAAAATTTATTAATATAAGTTAAAAATTAGAGGAAAGGTATCTAATTTTGTCGAATAATAATAATAACAAACTAAAATGAAGGGGGTTGGACAAAATGACCGAATCCCAACAAACGATGAAATTCACAGCCCAGAAAGAAATCGTTGATGTTAAAGAGGTCTTGACAGATGTATTTAAAAGTCTAGAGGAAAAAGGCTATAATCCCATTAACCAAATAGTAGGATACTTACTATCTGGTGACCCGGCTTACATTACTAGTCATAATAATGCTCGTGTTAAGATTAGAAAACTAGAGCGAGACGACATCTTAGAAGAATTGGTTAAAAGTTATATCGATGTTGTTGTCAAATAAGGATTATAGAAGATTAGGACTTACTGATTTAAAAGTTTCACCCATATGTTTTGGTACATTAACAATTAGCCCTCTTCAGCGGAACTATTCCATTGAAGAGGGCAACACCCTTTTAAGAAAAGCTTATGAATTAGGTATAAATTTTGTGGATACTGCTGAAATATATGGAACCTATGGATATATACGAGAAAGTATAAAAAGATCTGGTTTCAGGCCAATTATTGCCACAAAGGCATATTGTTATGACGTAAAAACCGCAACAAAAAGTGTAGAAAGTGCTTTAAAAGAGTTAGATACGGACTACATAGATATTTTTTTATTGCATGAACAAACATCCTATCATTCAATAAAAGGTCATCAAGAAGCTATTGAAACATTGCTAGAATACAAGGTTCAGGGTAAAATAAAACATGTGGGAATTTCATGTCATACCATTTCAGCGGTACAGGGAAGTTTCGCCTTCCCCGAAATAGAAATAATCCACCCCATTTACAACATGAGGGGTATTGGTATAGCCGACGGGTCCAAAGAGGAGATGTTAAAGGCTATAAACACCGCCGTTGATATGGGAAAGGGTATATATGGTATGAAAGCTTTAGGTGGAGGACATCTTATTAAAAATAAGGAAGAAGCATTAAAACACTGTTTTTCCATGAAAAGTTTTTCTTCTGTTGCCATAGGGATGCAAACTGTTGACGAAATAGTGTATAATATAAGTATATACTTAGATAAAGCTAAGGAATACCAAGATATAGCACGAAGGCTTGAAGGTAAGAAAAGGGAAATTTTAATTCATGATTGGTGTACAAGCTGCGGAAAATGTAAGGATGTTTGTCCCCAGAAAGCTTTAAACCTTGGAGTAGAAACAATGGAAGTAGACACAAAGAAATGTGTTTTTTGTGGTTACTGCGCAAGGGTTTGTCCAGATTTTTGTATTAAAGTTATATGATAGGAGTGTTTTTATTTGAGAAGTATGGGCTTGGATTTTGGGGAAAAGACTATAGGTGTTGCTGTTTCTGACCTACTTGGATTAACGGCCCAAGGAGTAAAGGTAATCAGGCGAAAAGAAGAAGATGAACTAAAAGAGTTAGAATCAATTATAAAGGAATACGAAGTATCCACTATTGTTTTGGGGCTACCTAAAAATATGAACAACTCATTAGGGCCCAGGGCAGAGAAAACTCAGGATTTCGCGGAGGTTTTAAAAGAGAAATTCCCTGATTTAAAGCTTGTATTTCAAGATGAAAGATTGACGACTGCACAGGTACAAAGGCAGCTTATATCTGCGGATGTTAGTCGGAAAAAGAGAAAAAAAGTAGTTGATAAAATGGCCGCTATGCTTATTTTACAGACTTTTTTAGATAGAGGTTAATAACTAAATTTTAAAATAAAAGGAGAGTTTAAAAATGGAAAATAATATTGATGATGTAAAAATAGTTTTAGTTGATGAGGAAGGAAATGAGCATTCTTTTGTAGAGTACGAAAGAATTTTTATGGAAGATGACAGACAATACGCCTTACTTTTAGCGGTTGACGAGTTAGATGATGATGAAGCAGAGCTATATGTATTTAAGATTGAAGTGGATGAAGAAGGTGAAGACAACTACACAGTTGTTGAAGATCCACAAGAAATCGAAGAAGTGGAAAACGCATACCATGACCTAATTGAATATGATGAAGAAGATGAGGAAGACGAAGAACTTTAGAATGCAAATCCAATAAATGGGAGGGGAGACCCATGGGCCTAGTAGATAATGTATCAAAGCTAGCAAAAAATTTACTAGCAAATATGTCAAATAGGGCAAAAGTTTTATTGGGGATAGCAATAGCCATATTAGTGGTGTTTATAACGTTCTCCGTGGTGGCTTATTCACAAACACTACCACCAGGAAAAGGAGAAAATGAGCTAACAGTGGATATACCTATCGGAACTTCCACTGTTCAAGTTGTCAATAAGCTTGCGGATAATGGGCTTATTAAGAACAAGCTTTTGTTTAGACTTTACCTGCGTCACAATGACTACGAAGGTAAATTTCAAGCTGGGAGCTACCAGCTACATGATGGACTAAGCTATGGTGAACTTGCTGAAATACTACTCTCTGGTCAAGTACAAAGGGAAGGTATTCGTTTTACTATTCCTGAGGGTTTTAAAGTTGAACAAATAGCTGAAAGGCTAGAAAACATAGGTATAGCAGATAAAGAAGTATTTTTAAATCTAGTGCAAAATGGTGAATTTGACTACTGGTTTATCAATCAAATCCCCCAGGATGTGGATTATCGTTTAGAGGGATATCTGTTCCCAAACACATATGAAATACATGTGGACTCTACTGAATGGGATATTATAAATGTTATGTTAGGTCAGTTTAACAAAGTATATAATGCTGATTTTATAGAACGCACCGAGGAGCTTGAGTTATCTGTGCACGAGATCGTGACATTGGCATCTATCGTTGAAAGGGAAGCCATGGTAGATAAAGAAAGACCCATTATTGCAGGGGTATTCCATAATCGACTAGATATTAATATGCTTCTTCAATCCTGTGCAACCATCTACTATTTTACAGGAAGGGAGTTTATATTGAACTCCGATACTGTTATTGATCATCCATATAACACTTATAAGTACCCAGGCTTACCCCCAGGGCCAGTTGGTGCACCAGGGGCTAAGTCACTGGAAAGTACACTGTTTTATGAGGATACAGACTATTTATTCTTTGTTACAAAAAAAGATGGAAGCTCAGAACACTATTTTGCTAAAACCTATGAAGAACATCGGGCAAATGATAGAAAGAGTCGAAATAATTAACAATAAGAACGTGGCCTAAAAAACCACGTTCTTATTGTGGAAGGGTGGAATATATGAAGAAAAAGCCAGAACTTTTAGCCCCCGCTGGGGACTTGGAAAAACTAAAAGTAGCTATCGCCTATGGGGCAAATGCGGTTTATTTGGCAGGGAAGAATTTCGGACTAAGAACAAGGGCAACAAATTTTTCGGAAAGTGAGCTTTTAGAAGGCCTTTATTATGCACACCAAAATGGCGCTAGGGTCTATGTAACCCTAAATATATTAGCTCATAATGAAGATTTAGCTGAGCTTCCTAAGTTTGTCCGCTGGTTGGCAGCAGTGGGTGTGGATGCAGTTATAGTATCTGACCCTGGTATAATTGCAATAATTAAAAAAGAGGCACCGGACCTTGAAATTCACATGAGTACTCAAGCCAGTGTAACCAACTATGCTGCAGCAGAGTTTTGGAAATCCCAAGGTCTTACAAGGATTGTTCTTGCTAGGGAGTTATCCCTAGATGAAATCAGGGAAATCAAAGAAAAAGTGGAAGTAGAGATCGAAACCTTCGTCCATGGGGCCATGTGCATGTCTTACTCTGGAAGATGCCTACTAAGTAATTTTATGGTAGGTAGAGATGCCAACAGGGGAGACTGTGCTCAACCTTGTCGTTGGAAGTACAAGCTTGTTGAAGAGAAAAGACCTAACGAACATTATCCTGTGTATGAAGATGACCATGGAACATATATCATGAGCTCTAAGGACTTAAGAACCATTGAGTTTCTACCAGACCTTATGAAAGCTGGCATAGATAGTTTTAAAATCGAAGGAAGAATGAAAAGTGTAAATTACGTTGCCACAGTGGTGAATGCATATAGACAAGTTATAGATGAAATATATGAAAAAGGCGACGATTATTCTTTTGATGAAAAGTGGTTTGATGAACTATCTAAATCCAGTCATCGTCACTTTACATCAGGCTTTTATAAAGAAAAAGCAGGCCCTTCAGCGCAATCCTATGACAGCTCACATTATGTTAGGGACTTTGAGTTTGTGGCTCTTATAAGGGAAGTTGAAGAAGATGGTGTTACAGCAATTATTGAACAAAGGAACAATTTTAATTTAGATCAAAAACTAGAGTTACTCCTTCCTGGAGGAGTTGTTAAAGATGCTAAGATACTAATTATGTGGGATATGGAGGGTAACTCAATAGTTAGTGCACCACATCCGCAACAGGTACTTAAGGCAGTATTTGACTCTGAAGTTAAGCCCTATGGTATTTTGAGAAGGGAGAAATAGTAGATGGAAAGACCTATGATTATCGGGATTGCTGGGGGTACCGGTTCTGGTAAAACAACAGTGGCTAAGAAGGTATTTCAATGCATAAACCAAGAACAAGTTGCAGTTATAGAACATGACGCTTATTATAAAGATCAAAGCCATATTGAGTTTGAAGACAGGCTCAAAACAAACTATGATCATCCCTTTGCTTTTGATACTGAACTTTTGCTAGAACATCTTTTAAGCTTAAAGAAAGGCACTGCCATCGAAAAACCTGTTTACTCCTTTGTTACCCATACAAGACAGCTAGAAACAGTGAGAGTGGAGCCTAGAAAGATAATTATTCTAGAGGGGATTTTAATTTTAGAGGATGAAAGAATTAGAGATCTTTTAGACATAAAGGTGTATGTAGACACTGATGCAGATGTAAGGATTATTAGAAGGATGTTGAGGGATATCAAAGATCGTGGAAGAACAGTGGATTCAGTAGTAGAGCAATATTTATCCGTTGTTAGACCAATGCATTTGCAATTTGTGGAACCATCTAAAAAATATGCAGACATTATTGTCCCCGAAGGCGGGGAAAATCTTGTTGCTATCGATATTTTGGTGACAAAGATTTTAGCACTAACCAATAGTTAAATAGTATAATAAACACCTCTCAAAATGTACAAAATATATGAGAGGTGTTTTTTATGTTCTATAAAAGAATGAAGATTGTATTTACTATGTTTTTACTGATCATGTTCTTTATGGTTTATAAAGTGGGATACTACTCAATTATATTACATAAGCAATATACACATTTGAGCGCCAGTCAAAGGCTAAAGACCTACATGTACAACAGCAACAGAGGTGACATCTTAGATAGAAAATTAAAGCCTCTTACAGATAGGGATAGTGAGACAGTGGTTGTATACTCGCCAAATATGGAGAATGAAGACGTCAAGGAAGTACTTGTGGCAGAGCCATATAGTGAAACAAATGATTTAGTAGATGGTTCTTATGTGGTGGAAAGAACAACGAGAAATTCTGGGGTAGCTGCACATCTTATCGGTAATGTGGGTTATGCACGTTTTCCGAAACTATATGGATTAAGGGGAGTTTCTGGCTTGGAAAAGCAATATGATGACAAGCTAGCCGGTGTGCCAGCAAGAGTAGCACTAATTGCAGATAGCATGGGAAGACCCATTATGGGGATTCCCCCGTATAATATAGAGGGGGACAAAAACAAGAATAACCTAGTCCTTACAATAGACGCAGATATTCAAGAGAGTCTCGAGTATGTTATAGACACTAAAAACCTCATTGAAAGGGGAGCAGTTATTGTTATGGACCCCTATAATGGTGAGGTTATAGCCATGGTTAGTAGACCTTCCATGAATTTTTTAAACATTGATGATGGCAGCCATCTAAATAAAGCCATACAAATAAACAAAGGCTTTCACCCTGCTTCTGTATTTAAAATAGTAATTGGTCTATACGCACTGGAAAATGGTCACAGTCCAAATACAAGCTATACATGTAAGGATATGTGTATTTATCCCCATGGTCACATTACGTTTCGCGAAGGCATAGCCAAATCATGTAATGAGGTTTTTTATCAGATGGTTTTGCAATATGGGCCAGAAGCAATATTGGACTACGCCAAAGGGCTGGGGTTTGGAGAAAAAACAGGTATAGACTTAAATGGAGAGAGTAATGGAATGCTGCCTGAGATAGATACTGTAAAGGGGGCCCAGGGGAACAGGCTATTGGCAATGGGGCAAGGTCAGCTTGAGGTAACACCCATGCAAATTGCTAAGCTTACGGCCATGGTGGCAAATGGAGGTTATGAGGTAACACCTAAGGTTGTGGGATATTTAGGTAAAAACCCAAATAAACTATATGGATTTAGAAACCTAGGACCCAGGACCCTCTCTAAAGAAAGTGCAACACAGATGCAAAAAATGATGGAATTAACAACAAAGATTGGTACAGCTAAAGCCCTAGATGGTTTCGGAGCAGTGAAAACAGGAACTGGGGACAATAAAAATAGATGGATGACAGGTTACTTTCCTCAAGAAAACCCTCAGTATGTTGTGACAATTTTTGTGGAAGAAGGTTATGGACAAAGGATTTCTTCTGTGACAAAAGAAATTGTAAAAACTATATTTAATTAGTAACAATTGAACCCTTTTAAACATAGTATATTAATGGACTAATTTAAGGGGGCGATAATTGATGATATTAGCATTGCTTACAGTCATTAAAGAACTTTCAATGCTTGTCTCTTACGTAAAAAATAACTCTTTCCCACATCCTCTTTCAGATGATGATGAAAAGGATTATCTAGAAAAGCATGCAGCTGGGGATAAGATTGCTAGGCAGAAACTGATAGAACATAATCTAAGACTTGTTGCACACATAGTAAAAAAGTACGATAACACAAAAATAGACAA comes from Alkalicella caledoniensis and encodes:
- the ruvX gene encoding Holliday junction resolvase RuvX translates to MRSMGLDFGEKTIGVAVSDLLGLTAQGVKVIRRKEEDELKELESIIKEYEVSTIVLGLPKNMNNSLGPRAEKTQDFAEVLKEKFPDLKLVFQDERLTTAQVQRQLISADVSRKKRKKVVDKMAAMLILQTFLDRG
- a CDS encoding aldo/keto reductase, producing the protein MSNKDYRRLGLTDLKVSPICFGTLTISPLQRNYSIEEGNTLLRKAYELGINFVDTAEIYGTYGYIRESIKRSGFRPIIATKAYCYDVKTATKSVESALKELDTDYIDIFLLHEQTSYHSIKGHQEAIETLLEYKVQGKIKHVGISCHTISAVQGSFAFPEIEIIHPIYNMRGIGIADGSKEEMLKAINTAVDMGKGIYGMKALGGGHLIKNKEEALKHCFSMKSFSSVAIGMQTVDEIVYNISIYLDKAKEYQDIARRLEGKKREILIHDWCTSCGKCKDVCPQKALNLGVETMEVDTKKCVFCGYCARVCPDFCIKVI
- a CDS encoding peptidoglycan D,D-transpeptidase FtsI family protein; the protein is MFYKRMKIVFTMFLLIMFFMVYKVGYYSIILHKQYTHLSASQRLKTYMYNSNRGDILDRKLKPLTDRDSETVVVYSPNMENEDVKEVLVAEPYSETNDLVDGSYVVERTTRNSGVAAHLIGNVGYARFPKLYGLRGVSGLEKQYDDKLAGVPARVALIADSMGRPIMGIPPYNIEGDKNKNNLVLTIDADIQESLEYVIDTKNLIERGAVIVMDPYNGEVIAMVSRPSMNFLNIDDGSHLNKAIQINKGFHPASVFKIVIGLYALENGHSPNTSYTCKDMCIYPHGHITFREGIAKSCNEVFYQMVLQYGPEAILDYAKGLGFGEKTGIDLNGESNGMLPEIDTVKGAQGNRLLAMGQGQLEVTPMQIAKLTAMVANGGYEVTPKVVGYLGKNPNKLYGFRNLGPRTLSKESATQMQKMMELTTKIGTAKALDGFGAVKTGTGDNKNRWMTGYFPQENPQYVVTIFVEEGYGQRISSVTKEIVKTIFN
- a CDS encoding IreB family regulatory phosphoprotein; this translates as MTESQQTMKFTAQKEIVDVKEVLTDVFKSLEEKGYNPINQIVGYLLSGDPAYITSHNNARVKIRKLERDDILEELVKSYIDVVVK
- a CDS encoding AI-2E family transporter, with product MTLREFFSNKYVVLITKLVIIALLLTVVYTYRLQIISLIIPLFVALVIAYLLNPIVVFLQNRKVPRGVAVLIIYLLLFVMLFALINRFIPVVAGEIARLQSFVPEYTRYTTDFILDINDQINRLELPEAIQQSIQDTTQNIELRLTGFLESLPGIVTNIALGAFQVFLVLVYTFYLLRDYYSVQEFLFKLISPKRKQTVIKVLREIDESMGNYIRGQFINCLFIGVTCYIGLRILNVDFALILGIIAGITNIIPYFGPWIGAVPAIIVAAFTDPMLALKVIIWYVIVQQIESNVVAPQVLGKKMGMHPLLVIFSLIAGGKFMGILGMIIGVPVVAIIRILLKNFFARYLPDGIFRK
- a CDS encoding peptidase U32 family protein, whose protein sequence is MKKKPELLAPAGDLEKLKVAIAYGANAVYLAGKNFGLRTRATNFSESELLEGLYYAHQNGARVYVTLNILAHNEDLAELPKFVRWLAAVGVDAVIVSDPGIIAIIKKEAPDLEIHMSTQASVTNYAAAEFWKSQGLTRIVLARELSLDEIREIKEKVEVEIETFVHGAMCMSYSGRCLLSNFMVGRDANRGDCAQPCRWKYKLVEEKRPNEHYPVYEDDHGTYIMSSKDLRTIEFLPDLMKAGIDSFKIEGRMKSVNYVATVVNAYRQVIDEIYEKGDDYSFDEKWFDELSKSSHRHFTSGFYKEKAGPSAQSYDSSHYVRDFEFVALIREVEEDGVTAIIEQRNNFNLDQKLELLLPGGVVKDAKILIMWDMEGNSIVSAPHPQQVLKAVFDSEVKPYGILRREK
- the udk gene encoding uridine kinase — translated: MERPMIIGIAGGTGSGKTTVAKKVFQCINQEQVAVIEHDAYYKDQSHIEFEDRLKTNYDHPFAFDTELLLEHLLSLKKGTAIEKPVYSFVTHTRQLETVRVEPRKIIILEGILILEDERIRDLLDIKVYVDTDADVRIIRRMLRDIKDRGRTVDSVVEQYLSVVRPMHLQFVEPSKKYADIIVPEGGENLVAIDILVTKILALTNS
- a CDS encoding DUF1292 domain-containing protein is translated as MENNIDDVKIVLVDEEGNEHSFVEYERIFMEDDRQYALLLAVDELDDDEAELYVFKIEVDEEGEDNYTVVEDPQEIEEVENAYHDLIEYDEEDEEDEEL
- the alaS gene encoding alanine--tRNA ligase codes for the protein MKTNEIRGLYLQFFEKKMHDVLDSASLIPQNDPSLLLVGAGMAPFKDYFTGKVKRDNPRVATCQKCIRTGDVDNVGKTARHHTFFEMLGNFSFGDYFKKEAVSWAWEFLTEELKLDPNRLWPSVYEEDDEAYDLWKDMIKVPEERIVRLGKKDNFWEVGVGPCGPCSEIYVDQGEKYGCDSPDCKPGCDCDRYLEIWNLVFTQFDKDEDGNYHPLTNKNIDTGMGLERVASVMQGVTNNFEIDIIFPIIEQAEKMSGKKYGVNAETDISLKVIADHLRATVFMVSDGVLPGNEGRGYVLRRLLRRAVRHGMLLGIKEQFMYRLVDTLIELMGDTYNEIQTKRDYIVKIITIEEEKFAQTLEQGLQLLENELEKLKDGEIFPGTTAFKLYDTYGFPLDLTKEILQEKGFTLDEASYKSELEAQRNRAREARGEVEAMGSQETLSLSSLDKSKFVGYSKLTESGDIKSILVGNNEVEILESGQEGSIVLENSVFYPQGGGQLGDRGVIKTQSGTFEVLDTQKKGSYILLKGKILEGSITTGQQSEMAVDQILRAKTQYNHTATHILHKVLREVLGTHVEQAGSEVGPERLRFDFSHYGACTLEELKLIQEKVNTIIGKSLPVTTEETDIDTAKKKGATALFGEKYEKHVRVVSVGDYSLELCGGTHVKNTSEIRYFKILSEGGIGSGLRRIEAVTGEKAFEILEGFQQDVEFIADSLKCQTSEVVQKTETLVQKLKDQERELNQLRQKMAGSQKDDILANKKQIGDLEIYVSKVNVSDANNLRDLADSLVENKETVLVVLGAVIGDKVNFVAKTTPQGVKSGVHCGKIIKEVAQTAGGGGGGRPDMAQAGGKLPEMIDEALSKVLPFFE
- the mltG gene encoding endolytic transglycosylase MltG, whose translation is MGLVDNVSKLAKNLLANMSNRAKVLLGIAIAILVVFITFSVVAYSQTLPPGKGENELTVDIPIGTSTVQVVNKLADNGLIKNKLLFRLYLRHNDYEGKFQAGSYQLHDGLSYGELAEILLSGQVQREGIRFTIPEGFKVEQIAERLENIGIADKEVFLNLVQNGEFDYWFINQIPQDVDYRLEGYLFPNTYEIHVDSTEWDIINVMLGQFNKVYNADFIERTEELELSVHEIVTLASIVEREAMVDKERPIIAGVFHNRLDINMLLQSCATIYYFTGREFILNSDTVIDHPYNTYKYPGLPPGPVGAPGAKSLESTLFYEDTDYLFFVTKKDGSSEHYFAKTYEEHRANDRKSRNN